The following are encoded in a window of Syngnathus scovelli strain Florida chromosome 4, RoL_Ssco_1.2, whole genome shotgun sequence genomic DNA:
- the LOC125967695 gene encoding serine protease 23 has protein sequence MCSRTGPSRFPSIHILLFLVTLPVVFSFSRPHWILQRVPVVLPQQSESRPAPRFLSQARLDVASPCDPECHKKAPLPSYSDLRQFLAYETLHSDGQLTETSIGIYGYNLGSNKSPAYSLAPAEKGQRSHTRRKRQIFGHDGRYSIAGQNFVLKYPFSAAVKLSTGCSGTLVGDRHVLTAAHCVHDGKNYVKGAQRLRVGFLKPRQQDLASPISNLSNHVERDPNGALIVSEKMKFQWIRAKRTHVPKGWIKGNANDIGMDYDYALLELKKAHKRRHMKLGVSPSSKRLPGRRVHFSGFDNDRPGQLVYRFCQAGEETPDLLYQHCDAQPGASGSGVYARMWEGRRRRWERKVIGVFSGHQWVERQGASQEFNVAVRITPLKYAQICYWIKGNFVGCREG, from the exons ATGTGCTCCAGAACTGGACCATCACG GTTCCCCTCCATCCACATCCTTCTCTTCCTCGTCACCCTTCCTGTGGTTTTCTCCTTCTCACGACCTCACTGGATTCTTCAGCGTGTCCCAGTGGTCCTCCCACAGCAAAGCGAGAGTCGCCCAGCCCCACGCTTCCTGTCTCAAGCCCGCCTTGATGTCGCCTCTCCGTGTGACCCAGAATGCCACAAAAAGGCACCTCTACCCAGCTACTCGGACTTGCGACAATTTCTGGCCTACGAGACGCTTCACTCAGACGGTCAACTCACTGAGACCTCCATCGGGATCTATGGTTATAACCTCGGGTCCAACAAAAGCCCTGCGTACTCCTTGGCACCCGCTGAGAAAGGCCAACGGTCACATACCAGACGCAAGCGGCAGATCTTCGGTCATGACGGGCGATACAGCATTGCGGGTCAGAACTTTGTGCTTAAATATCCTTTCTCAGCCGCTGTCAAACTGTCCACCGGCTGTTCTGGTACCCTGGTCGGAGACCGCCACGTTCTAACGGCTGCACATTGTGTTCATGATGGTAAAAACTACGTGAAGGGTGCCCAGAGGCTCAGAGTGGGCTTTCTAAAACCCAGACAACAAGACCTAGCATCTCCAATTTCCAACTTGAGCAACCATGTTGAGAGGGATCCAAACGGCGCCCTAATTGTGTCAGAGAAAATGAAGTTCCAGTGGATCAGAGCCAAGCGCACACATGTGCCCAAAGGATGGATCAAAGGCAATGCCAATGACATAGGGATGGACTACGACTATGCACTTTTAGAACTCAAGAAAGCCCACAAACGGCGTCATATGAAGTTGGGCGTGAGCCCTTCTTCTAAGAGGCTTCCTGGGCGACGGGTGCACTTCTCAGGTTTCGACAACGACCGCCCGGGACAGTTGGTCTATCGTTTTTGTCAGGCCGGAGAGGAGACGCCGGACCTGCTCTACCAGCACTGCGACGCCCAACCCGGGGCCAGCGGGTCGGGGGTCTACGCCCGGATGTGggaggggcggcgtcggcgctgggagaggaaggTGATAGGCGTGTTTTCGGGACACCAGTGGGTGGAGCGTCAAGGGGCGTCTCAGGAATTTAACGTGGCCGTGAGAATCACACCACTTAAATATGCTCAAATCTGTTACTGGATAAAAGGTAACTTTGTGGGCTGTCGAGAAGGCTGA